One window of Misgurnus anguillicaudatus chromosome 13, ASM2758022v2, whole genome shotgun sequence genomic DNA carries:
- the ccn5 gene encoding CCN family member 5 isoform X1, producing the protein MMGNKLVAWALLLYLTSQVCCQQCGGPCQCPSVPVCPEGVPLILDGCKCCRVCARQKGEACSERFLCDTRRDLQCDYSASFPGEPGECVSQEDLGCKFNGVLYQEGQVWQPSCALQCRCSGGGVTCVPLCREDILLPTPNCPHPKRVLPPGKCCKEWVCENMNNTVLGDDIIVSANRGPHQSRPGSKCIDRSTEWSSCSQTCGPGISTRVSNQNPACRLEKQTRLCTVRPCQPVLNSTPQGSRRKCQRSYRSTSQVLFFHLGCKSVQLYRPRYCGLCPDNRCCTPHRTGTTMVTFQCPEGRTFEQAVMTINSCVCHNNCPNSSVGAYSERSIRG; encoded by the exons ATGATGGGGAACAAACTCGTGGCATGGGCACTGCTGCTCTACCTGACCTCACAG GTTTGCTGTCAGCAGTGTGGTGGGCCATGTCAGTGTCCATCTGTACCAGTATGCCCGGAGGGGGTTCCTCTGATTCTGGATGGGTGTAAATGTTGCCGGGTGTGTGCCCGGCAGAAGGGTGAGGCATGCAGTGAGCGGTTTTTGTGTGACACTCGGCGTGATCTTCAGTGTGACTATAGCGCCAGCTTCCCTGGTGAACCAGGAGAGTGTGTCA GTCAGGAGGACCTGGGCTGTAAGTTTAATGGAGTCTTGTACCAAGAAGGCCAGgtgtggcagccatcttgtgcCCTTCAATGTCGCTGTTCAGGCGGAGGGGTGACCTGTGTGCCCCTGTGCAGAGAAGATATTCTCCTACCCACCCCAAACTGCCCTCACCCGAAGAGGGTTTTGCCACCGGGCAAATGCTGTAAAGAGTGGGTTTGTGAAAATATGAACAACACTGTGCTTGGGGATGATATCATAG TGTCTGCAAACCGTGGTCCACACCAAAGCAGGCCCGGCTCAAAATGCATAGACCGGAGCACAGAATGGAGCTCTTGCTCGCAAACCTGTGGGCCTGGGATATCAACAAGAGTGTCCAATCAAAATCCGGCCTGCCGCCTTGAGAAGCAGACACGCTTGTGTACGGTCCGACCATGTCAGCCCGTTCTCAACAGTACCCCACAG GGGTCAAGAAGAAAATGTCAGCGCAGTTACCGGTCAACAAGTCAGGTGCTTTTTTTTCATCTTGGCTGCAAAAGTGTGCAGCTTTACAGGCCCCGTTATTGTGGCCTGTGTCCAGACAACCGCTGTTGTACTCCACACCGCACTGGCACCACAATGGTCACCTTCCAATGTCCTGAAGGCAGAACATTTGAACAAGCTGTCATGACCATCAACTCCTGCGTCTGCCATAACAACTGCCCCAATTCATCTGTAGGAGCATACAGCGAAAGATCCATCAGGGGTTAG
- the ccn5 gene encoding CCN family member 5 isoform X2, producing MMGNKLVAWALLLYLTSQVCCQQCGGPCQCPSVPVCPEGVPLILDGCKCCRVCARQKGEACSERFLCDTRRDLQCDYSASFPGEPGECVSQEDLGCKFNGVLYQEGQVWQPSCALQCRCSGGGVTCVPLCREDILLPTPNCPHPKRVLPPGKCCKEWVCENMNNTVLGDDIIVSANRGPHQSRPGSKCIDRSTEWSSCSQTCGPGISTRVSNQNPACRLEKQTRLCTVRPCQPVLNSTPQVGTGCAS from the exons ATGATGGGGAACAAACTCGTGGCATGGGCACTGCTGCTCTACCTGACCTCACAG GTTTGCTGTCAGCAGTGTGGTGGGCCATGTCAGTGTCCATCTGTACCAGTATGCCCGGAGGGGGTTCCTCTGATTCTGGATGGGTGTAAATGTTGCCGGGTGTGTGCCCGGCAGAAGGGTGAGGCATGCAGTGAGCGGTTTTTGTGTGACACTCGGCGTGATCTTCAGTGTGACTATAGCGCCAGCTTCCCTGGTGAACCAGGAGAGTGTGTCA GTCAGGAGGACCTGGGCTGTAAGTTTAATGGAGTCTTGTACCAAGAAGGCCAGgtgtggcagccatcttgtgcCCTTCAATGTCGCTGTTCAGGCGGAGGGGTGACCTGTGTGCCCCTGTGCAGAGAAGATATTCTCCTACCCACCCCAAACTGCCCTCACCCGAAGAGGGTTTTGCCACCGGGCAAATGCTGTAAAGAGTGGGTTTGTGAAAATATGAACAACACTGTGCTTGGGGATGATATCATAG TGTCTGCAAACCGTGGTCCACACCAAAGCAGGCCCGGCTCAAAATGCATAGACCGGAGCACAGAATGGAGCTCTTGCTCGCAAACCTGTGGGCCTGGGATATCAACAAGAGTGTCCAATCAAAATCCGGCCTGCCGCCTTGAGAAGCAGACACGCTTGTGTACGGTCCGACCATGTCAGCCCGTTCTCAACAGTACCCCACAG GTTGggaccgggtgtgcctcataa
- the LOC129430495 gene encoding P2Y purinoceptor 1: MTVNCTSVNFAFTHQFLPTVYVTVFILGLLGNGFGLKSVYDNWQKIGNVNIFVLNLCLADILYIFTLPFLVTYYALDSRWIFGSVFCKIVRFCFCINLYGSIGFLTCISVYRYLGIVHPLRFKGRITERHSAIITLLVWFLVFLQCLPDLFFEKNNADQVKSCFDTTSDHLIEKYLKYSIGRTVVGFGIPLVIMLCCYGHVAFTLLTKKETDVILKLRCLRLVVILTLLFSICFIPYHVFRNYNLVTRISKYKGICQKWYSNIYIANQIGNGLACLNSAINPLVYLFNNDELLMKCFMRCGRVYQTPSVSMSPTGQFLRNTTA; the protein is encoded by the coding sequence ATGACGGTAAACTGCACATCCGTCAATTTTGCTTTTACGCACCAATTTTTACCCACAGTTTATGTGACTGTTTTCATTCTTGGACTTCTTGGCAATGGTTTTGGACTGAAATCTGTGTATGATAACTGGCAAAAAATTGgtaatgtaaatatctttgTACTCAACCTGTGTCTGGCAGACATCCTGTACATCTTTACTTTGCCTTTTCTGGTGACTTACTATGCATTGGACAGTCGGTGGATATTTGGAAGTGTTTTCTGCAAAATTGTAAGGTTCTGTTTTTGCATCAACCTATACGGCAGTATTGGCTTCCTCACATGCATCAGCGTTTACAGATATCTGGGCATTGTACACCCTTTAAGATTCAAGGGAAGAATTACAGAGAGACACTCTGCGATTATTACTTTGCTGGTTTGGTTTTTGGTTTTTCTTCAATGTCTGCCTGATTTGTTCTTTGAAAAAAACAACGCAGACCAAGTCAAATCCTGTTTTGACACAACTTCAGATCACCTGATTGAAAAATACCTGAAATACAGCATCGGAAGGACGGTTGTTGGCTTTGGGATCCCTTTGGTAATCATGCTGTGCTGTTACGGACATGTGGCTTTTACTCTATTGACAAAGAAAGAAACtgatgtcattttaaagctgagGTGTCTCAGACTAGTCGTGATCTTGACCTTGCTCTTCTCCATTTGTTTCATTCCCTATCACGTTTTCAGAAATTACAACCTGGTTACTCGCATCTCTAAGTATAAAGGCATATGTCAGAAATGGTATTCTAATATTTACATCGCCAACCAGATTGGAAATGGACTGGCTTGCTTGAACAGTGCAATCAACCCACTGGTTTATCTCTTTAACAATGACGAACTGCTCATGAAGTGTTTCATGAGGTGTGGCCGAGTTTACCAAACTCCTTCTGTCTCCATGTCACCCACAGGACAGTTCCTGAGGAACACAACAGCATAA
- the pfkfb1 gene encoding 6-phosphofructo-2-kinase/fructose-2,6-bisphosphatase 1 isoform X2: MDGPQKDFRRRTRCDSAASRPQFTNCPTIIVMVGLPARGKTYISKKLTRYFNWIGVPTQVFNVGQYRREAVQTYKNYEFFRPDNEEAMKIRRACASNALKDVANYFTKEQGQVAVFDATNTTRERRGIIISFAKERGYKVFFIESICDDPEIIEANIMQVKLNSPDYEDYDKEEALVDFLKRIDCYRISYVPMDEEKDKHLSFIKIFNVGSRYLVNRVQDHIQSRIVYYLMNIHVTPRSIYLSRHGESELNLLGRIGGDSGLSSAGQKYASALSEFIRGQAIKDLKVWTSHMKRTIQTAETLGVPYEQWKALNEIDAGVCEELTYEEIQLNFPEEFALRDQDKYRYRYPKGESYEDLVHRLEPVIMELERQENVLVICHQAVMRCLLAYFLDKSADDLPYLKCPLHTVLKLTPLAYGCKVESFFLKIRAVNTHRDKPPDVNVTRNPEDALRTVPEHL, encoded by the exons ATGGATGGACCACAGAAGGACTTCCGCCGACGAACACGCTGTGACAGTGCAG CTTCACGACCTCAGTTTACAAACTGTCCTACGATAATTGTGATGGTTGGACTGCCAGCAAGGGGAAAAACGTATATCTCCAAAAAGTTAACCCGTTACTTCAACTGGATTGGCGTACCAACTCAAG TCTTTAATGTGGGTCAGTATCGAAGAGAGGCAGTGCAGACATACAAGAACTATGAATTTTTCCGTCCGGACAATGAAGAGGCCATGAAAATCCGAAG GGCTTGTGCCTCAAATGCCCTCAAGGACGTTGCCAATTACTTCACTAAAGAGCAGGGACAAGTAGCA GTTTTTGATGCCACCAACACCACAAGAGAGAGAAGAGGGATCATCATCAGTTTTGCCAAGGAGAGGGGCTACAAG GTGTTTTTCATTGAATCCATTTGTGATGACCCAGAAATCATCGAGGCAAATATAATG cAAGTAAAGTTAAACAGTCCAGATTACGAAGATTACGACAAAGAGGAAGCGCTGGTGGACTTTCTGAAGCGTATTGACTGTTACAGAATCTCTTATGTGCCCATGGACGAGGAGAAAGACAA ACACCTTTCTTTCATAAAGATCTTTAATGTGGGCTCACGGTATCTTGTGAACCGGGTGCAGGACCACATACAGAGTCGAATTGTGTATTACCTCATGAACATCCACGTCACTCCTCGATCCATCTATCTGAGCCGTCACGGAGAGAGTGAGCTCAACCTGCTCGGAAGAATTGGTGGAGACTCAGGCTTATCCTCAGCGGGCCAGAAG TACGCTAGTGCCCTGTCAGAGTTCATCAGGGGTCAAGCCATCAAGGATCTGAAGGTGTGGACCAGTCACATGAAAAGAACCATACAGACAGCGGAGACACTGGGTGTCCCTTATGAACAGTGGAAGGCATTGAATGAAATAGATGCA GGTGTATGTGAGGAGTTGACCTATGAAGAGATTCAGTTGAATTTTCCAGAGGAGTTTGCACTTCGAGACCAGGATAAATACCGTTATCGATATCCAAAGGGCGAA TCATATGAAGACCTGGTGCACCGTCTGGAGCCAGTCATAATGGAGCTTGAGAGACAGGAGAACGTTCTGGTCATCTGCCACCAGGCAGTCATGCGATGTCTACTGGCCTACTTTCTAGATAAAAGTGCAG ATGATCTTCCATATCTGAAATGTCCACTGCACACTGTTCTCAAACTCACTCCATTAGCGTATG GATGCAAAGTGGAGTCGTTCTTTTTGAAAATCAGAGCAGTAAACACGCACAGAGATAAACCACCT GATGTGAATGTTACAAGAAACCCTGAAGATGCACTCAGGACTGTCCCTGAACATCTGTAA
- the pfkfb1 gene encoding 6-phosphofructo-2-kinase/fructose-2,6-bisphosphatase 1 isoform X1 → MTLVSTTQTVSCLPPNSLSETTVGPKHTFGKKEPMDMSSEQEQLTQTPLPKIWVPWMKTSPGQRRGSSRPQFTNCPTIIVMVGLPARGKTYISKKLTRYFNWIGVPTQVFNVGQYRREAVQTYKNYEFFRPDNEEAMKIRRACASNALKDVANYFTKEQGQVAVFDATNTTRERRGIIISFAKERGYKVFFIESICDDPEIIEANIMQVKLNSPDYEDYDKEEALVDFLKRIDCYRISYVPMDEEKDKHLSFIKIFNVGSRYLVNRVQDHIQSRIVYYLMNIHVTPRSIYLSRHGESELNLLGRIGGDSGLSSAGQKYASALSEFIRGQAIKDLKVWTSHMKRTIQTAETLGVPYEQWKALNEIDAGVCEELTYEEIQLNFPEEFALRDQDKYRYRYPKGESYEDLVHRLEPVIMELERQENVLVICHQAVMRCLLAYFLDKSADDLPYLKCPLHTVLKLTPLAYGCKVESFFLKIRAVNTHRDKPPDVNVTRNPEDALRTVPEHL, encoded by the exons ATGACACTCGTCTCCACCACACAAACTGTGTCTTGCCTCCCACCCAACTCTCTCTCAGAGACAACAGTAGGTCCTAAACACACTTTCGGCAAGAAAGAGCCTATGGATATGTCCTCTGAGCAGGAGCAGCTCACCCAGACACCCCTGCCAAAGATATGGGTGCCATGGATGAAGACATCCCCAGGCCAAAGAAGAGGCT CTTCACGACCTCAGTTTACAAACTGTCCTACGATAATTGTGATGGTTGGACTGCCAGCAAGGGGAAAAACGTATATCTCCAAAAAGTTAACCCGTTACTTCAACTGGATTGGCGTACCAACTCAAG TCTTTAATGTGGGTCAGTATCGAAGAGAGGCAGTGCAGACATACAAGAACTATGAATTTTTCCGTCCGGACAATGAAGAGGCCATGAAAATCCGAAG GGCTTGTGCCTCAAATGCCCTCAAGGACGTTGCCAATTACTTCACTAAAGAGCAGGGACAAGTAGCA GTTTTTGATGCCACCAACACCACAAGAGAGAGAAGAGGGATCATCATCAGTTTTGCCAAGGAGAGGGGCTACAAG GTGTTTTTCATTGAATCCATTTGTGATGACCCAGAAATCATCGAGGCAAATATAATG cAAGTAAAGTTAAACAGTCCAGATTACGAAGATTACGACAAAGAGGAAGCGCTGGTGGACTTTCTGAAGCGTATTGACTGTTACAGAATCTCTTATGTGCCCATGGACGAGGAGAAAGACAA ACACCTTTCTTTCATAAAGATCTTTAATGTGGGCTCACGGTATCTTGTGAACCGGGTGCAGGACCACATACAGAGTCGAATTGTGTATTACCTCATGAACATCCACGTCACTCCTCGATCCATCTATCTGAGCCGTCACGGAGAGAGTGAGCTCAACCTGCTCGGAAGAATTGGTGGAGACTCAGGCTTATCCTCAGCGGGCCAGAAG TACGCTAGTGCCCTGTCAGAGTTCATCAGGGGTCAAGCCATCAAGGATCTGAAGGTGTGGACCAGTCACATGAAAAGAACCATACAGACAGCGGAGACACTGGGTGTCCCTTATGAACAGTGGAAGGCATTGAATGAAATAGATGCA GGTGTATGTGAGGAGTTGACCTATGAAGAGATTCAGTTGAATTTTCCAGAGGAGTTTGCACTTCGAGACCAGGATAAATACCGTTATCGATATCCAAAGGGCGAA TCATATGAAGACCTGGTGCACCGTCTGGAGCCAGTCATAATGGAGCTTGAGAGACAGGAGAACGTTCTGGTCATCTGCCACCAGGCAGTCATGCGATGTCTACTGGCCTACTTTCTAGATAAAAGTGCAG ATGATCTTCCATATCTGAAATGTCCACTGCACACTGTTCTCAAACTCACTCCATTAGCGTATG GATGCAAAGTGGAGTCGTTCTTTTTGAAAATCAGAGCAGTAAACACGCACAGAGATAAACCACCT GATGTGAATGTTACAAGAAACCCTGAAGATGCACTCAGGACTGTCCCTGAACATCTGTAA
- the pfkfb1 gene encoding 6-phosphofructo-2-kinase/fructose-2,6-bisphosphatase 1 isoform X3, which yields MPPTPQEREEGSSSVLPRRGATRQVFFIESICDDPEIIEANIMQVKLNSPDYEDYDKEEALVDFLKRIDCYRISYVPMDEEKDKHLSFIKIFNVGSRYLVNRVQDHIQSRIVYYLMNIHVTPRSIYLSRHGESELNLLGRIGGDSGLSSAGQKYASALSEFIRGQAIKDLKVWTSHMKRTIQTAETLGVPYEQWKALNEIDAGVCEELTYEEIQLNFPEEFALRDQDKYRYRYPKGESYEDLVHRLEPVIMELERQENVLVICHQAVMRCLLAYFLDKSADDLPYLKCPLHTVLKLTPLAYGCKVESFFLKIRAVNTHRDKPPDVNVTRNPEDALRTVPEHL from the exons ATGCCACCAACACCACAAGAGAGAGAAGAGGGATCATCATCAGTTTTGCCAAGGAGAGGGGCTACAAGGCAG GTGTTTTTCATTGAATCCATTTGTGATGACCCAGAAATCATCGAGGCAAATATAATG cAAGTAAAGTTAAACAGTCCAGATTACGAAGATTACGACAAAGAGGAAGCGCTGGTGGACTTTCTGAAGCGTATTGACTGTTACAGAATCTCTTATGTGCCCATGGACGAGGAGAAAGACAA ACACCTTTCTTTCATAAAGATCTTTAATGTGGGCTCACGGTATCTTGTGAACCGGGTGCAGGACCACATACAGAGTCGAATTGTGTATTACCTCATGAACATCCACGTCACTCCTCGATCCATCTATCTGAGCCGTCACGGAGAGAGTGAGCTCAACCTGCTCGGAAGAATTGGTGGAGACTCAGGCTTATCCTCAGCGGGCCAGAAG TACGCTAGTGCCCTGTCAGAGTTCATCAGGGGTCAAGCCATCAAGGATCTGAAGGTGTGGACCAGTCACATGAAAAGAACCATACAGACAGCGGAGACACTGGGTGTCCCTTATGAACAGTGGAAGGCATTGAATGAAATAGATGCA GGTGTATGTGAGGAGTTGACCTATGAAGAGATTCAGTTGAATTTTCCAGAGGAGTTTGCACTTCGAGACCAGGATAAATACCGTTATCGATATCCAAAGGGCGAA TCATATGAAGACCTGGTGCACCGTCTGGAGCCAGTCATAATGGAGCTTGAGAGACAGGAGAACGTTCTGGTCATCTGCCACCAGGCAGTCATGCGATGTCTACTGGCCTACTTTCTAGATAAAAGTGCAG ATGATCTTCCATATCTGAAATGTCCACTGCACACTGTTCTCAAACTCACTCCATTAGCGTATG GATGCAAAGTGGAGTCGTTCTTTTTGAAAATCAGAGCAGTAAACACGCACAGAGATAAACCACCT GATGTGAATGTTACAAGAAACCCTGAAGATGCACTCAGGACTGTCCCTGAACATCTGTAA